A region of Roseobacter litoralis Och 149 DNA encodes the following proteins:
- a CDS encoding META domain-containing protein: MAHRIKTASAVIFLALTGVAQAEMLPGSEWAPTEMQAQPFESARGVFIRFEQDGRYFGNGGCNSIRGQFVTNGDSILFGPAAATMMACPEETMKQEFDLLQTLGSVRQFDRSGTDLTLLDTEGRVVMRLRQRDWD; this comes from the coding sequence ATGGCTCACCGCATCAAAACCGCGTCTGCCGTGATATTTCTGGCTCTGACAGGGGTCGCGCAAGCTGAAATGCTGCCAGGTTCGGAATGGGCGCCAACCGAGATGCAGGCGCAGCCATTTGAAAGCGCGCGCGGCGTCTTTATCCGGTTTGAGCAGGATGGCCGTTACTTTGGCAACGGCGGGTGTAATTCCATCCGGGGCCAGTTTGTCACGAATGGTGATTCAATTCTGTTCGGCCCTGCTGCAGCCACAATGATGGCTTGTCCCGAAGAGACTATGAAGCAGGAATTTGACCTCCTGCAGACACTGGGCAGCGTACGGCAATTCGACCGTTCGGGCACTGATCTGACGCTGTTGGATACCGAGGGTCGCGTGGTCATGCGGTTGCGCCAGCGCGACTGGGATTGA